The following are from one region of the Centroberyx gerrardi isolate f3 chromosome 16, fCenGer3.hap1.cur.20231027, whole genome shotgun sequence genome:
- the ankhd1 gene encoding ankyrin repeat and KH domain-containing protein 1 isoform X3, which produces MQDAVAGTAMLTDGFEDEIDSVTPRSPAVGMGVGATPGGVGLGGIGIGVGGKKVRLFGEPGGPATERLDFKLAAAAVLSSGPGSGSDEDEVSEVESFILDQEDLDNPIMKTASELLLSSATDGVDLRTVDAETQARLEALLEAAAFADPEVLRRLTSSVSCALDEAAAALTRMRAENTLNAGQADNLVIFSRSLAEACSDGDVNAVRKLLDEGRSVNEHTEEGESLLCLACSAGYYELAQVLLAMHANVEDRGIKGDITPLMAAASGGYVDIVKLLLVHGADVNAQSSTGNTALTYACAGGFVDVVKVLLKEGANIEDHNENGHTPLMEAASAGHVEVARVLLEYGAGINTHSNEFKESALTLACYKGHLDMVRFLLEAGADQEHKTDEMHTALMEACMDGHVEVARLLLDSGAQVNMPADSFESPLTLAACGGHVELAALLIERGANLEEVNDEGYTPLMEAAREGHEEMVALLLAQGANINAQTEETQETALTLACCGGFLEVADFLIKAGADIELGCSTPLMEAAQEGHLELVKYLLAAGANVHATTATGDTALTYACENGHTDVADVLLQAGANLEHESEGGRTPLMKAARAGHLCTVQFLISKGANVNRATANNDHTVVSLACAGGHLAVVELLLAHGADPTHRLKDGSTMLIEAAKGGHTNVVSYLLDYPNNILSVPAPDLSQLTPPSQDASQVPRVPFQALAMVVPPQEPDRAPSNIATPPPVSSKGVPKQRQAALQPGGPSSVGRGPEAEPLPPFHLCQPLECIVEETEGKLNELGQRISAIEKAQLQSLELIQGEPLTKDKIEELKKSREEQVQKKKKILKELQKVERQLQLKTQQQFTKEYMEAKGLKEEQEAGQSQGPGPGPGSASSGPGTLTTTPGAQTHTSSDTDEEANRDGEHEEQTGEEGEEEEEDDDEEEEGSEEEADGEDDDYAKLPQVGTILYRDGQQPPQQPPLPPSPQAQPQPPPPPLQATFVPIQPLPEYNPADYPGSTSPELQRVLVGQQMLGQQQQGQGQQLAGLGPGMLAQQAPDGLMVATPAQTLTDTLDDIMAAVSSRVPMLNTTTSPTPLSQPPSQTPANIASPPSVLPLYPSVDIDAHTESNHDTALTLACAGGHEELVSVLIARGANIEHRDKKGFTPLILAATAGHVGVVEVLLDKGGDIEAQSERTKDTPLSLACSGGRQEVVELLLLRGANKEHRNVSDYTPLSLAASGGYVNIIKILLNAGAEINSRTGSKLGISPLMLAAMNGHVPAVKLLLDMGSDINAQIETNRNTALTLACFQGRAEVVSLLLDRKANVEHRAKTGLTPLMEAASGGYAEVGRVLLDKGADVNAPPVPSSRDTALTIAADKGHYKFCELLINRGAHIDVRNKKGNTPLWLAANGGHFDVVQLLVHASADVDAADNRKITPLMAAFRKGHVKVVQYLVKEVNQFPSDIECMRYIATIADKELLKKCHQCMETIVKAKDQQAAEANKNASILLKELDLEKSREESKKQALAAKREKRKEKRKKKKEEQKRKQEEEEEQKTKEECFEMQEQKEDSAEETDVPIEPPSATTTTTIGISATSTTFSTAFGKKRASVATTPSANRKSKKNKTKDSSPNEPIILQDPQVALAQHKADKNKIHGEPRGGGGGVTGGNSDSDPLDSTDCASESSSSGGKSQELNYLPDLTSSASSYSSSSSSSSSSAPSSGAAHSQALLPGPEKRHCPQLQSDGKVDNKVTVSISKPTQKAPDASDSTPSSLPSPFKTMSLPVTSPNSKLSLTSPKRGQKREEGWKEVVRRSKKLSVPASVVSRIMGRGGCNITAIQDVTGAHIDVDKQKDKNGERMITIRGGTESTRHAVQLINALIQDPAKELEDLIPRNHIRAPGSKTTLAPFPSTTGATSGSTAGPKALSSLVTSTGVSFQSSSSSSSSSSQAGGKMGKGLSSGVRQPFPVSLPLAYAHPQLALLAAQTMHQIRHPRLPMAQFGGTFSPAASTWGPFPVRPVSPGSANSSPKHNGGSNSSGGQVRSNSSTHSEHSNTASSGAPVTSSSAPNTHTSTGAASPHTPNPSPYNPQPSAPTPSSVRKQLFAPDPKPAGVNPVSITATVTSGSNAVRGTGSPAHHSTTTITPNAPQHPVGPITQPLIQPPKTEPSALAPPGKDKPSLPLENQPVSVSESISSVGFTAPAMALPPKPEPRQQLPPPPSSVSSTEAPPPLLNPQPSSHPPSAPPPVPSHSVAHPNNTVPHFSAPAPRVSHRMQPPGPYYSLPEQQQQQQQQQQQQSVFVPLNAQQEPPKQTQPQASQPTSLPPQAQAQAPGSLQVSSNLGMMNGSQMQHVPSAAKPQQMPPNFGPAGLFNFSSIFDNNSQVGNNQVWGACHLPARSPPEQSYSAPPAYMGMGQMESMMPPPPPDSSKAPGYRSASQRMVNSPIALTSYATSISGSPVYLHGHTAVGTPSFSRQHFSPHPWSASTSGESPVPPPSTVSSSALSASAVAPPPQPKPGSSTQQDRKVPPPIGTERLARIRQTGSVNPPLLTTSYTASVGQGGIWSFGVGSASEAMSGWSQPLMSSHMMHPQLQAEQSAFSQHQPMEQDDTGIANPANNYHQPQHMPNSYMDFPKGMPMSMYGGTMLPPHPPMAEGPGGPMYNGLHTGDPAWSPIIKVVPNNADNSDPQQVWPGTWAPHVGNVHLNHVN; this is translated from the exons CTTTTGCAGACCCCGAGGTGCTACGGCGGCTGACATCATCTGTGAGTTGTGCCCTGGACGAGGCTGCAGCAGCCCTGACCCGTATGAGAGCTGAAAACACACTCAACGCCGGCCAAGCCGACAA TCTGGTTATTTTCAGCCGTAGTTTAGCGGAGGCGTGCTCAGACGGTGACGTGAACGCAGTGCGCAAACTGCTGGACGAGGGACGGAGCGTCAacgaacacacagaggagggagagagcctgCTGTGCCTCGCCTGCTCTGCTGGCTACTATGAACTTGCACAG GTATTGTTGGCCATGCATGCCAATGTGGAGGACCGGGGCATCAAGGGGGACATAACACCACTGATGGCTGCTGCCAGCGGAGGTTATGTGGACATCGTCAAACTGCTCCTGGTCCATGGGGCAGATGTCAACGCACAGTCCTCCACAG GCAACACAGCTCTGACGTACGCGTGTGCCGGTGGCTTTGTGGATGTGGTGAAGGTGCTGCTGAAGGAGGGTGCTAACATTGAGGACCACAACGAGAATGGACACACACCTCTGATGGAGGCGGCCAGTGCTGGCCACGTGGAGGTGGCCAGGGTACTCCTAGAGTATGGCGCcggcatcaacacacactccaacGAGTTCAAAGAGAGCGCTCTCACACTCGCCTGCTACAAAG GTCACTTGGATATGGTGCGTTTTCTATTGGAGGCTGGGGCGGACCAGGAGCATAAGACAGATGAGATGCACACAGCACTGATGGAGGCTTGCATG GACGGCCATGTGGAGGTAGCGCGACTGCTGTTGGACAGCGGTGCGCAGGTCAACATGCCGGCTGATTCCTTCGAGTCGCCCCTCACCCTTGCAGCTTGCGGaggacatgtggaactggcagcCTTGCTCATAGAGAGAGGAGCCAACTTGGAGGAG GTGAATGATGAGGGCTACACCCCCTTGATGGAGGCAGCCAGAGAAGGCCATGAGGAGATGGTGGCGCTGCTGCTGGCTCAAG GTGCTAACATCAACGCCCAGACGGAAGAGACCCAGGAAACGGCTCTGACCCTGGCTTGCTGTGGAGGCTTCCTGGAAGTGGCCGACTTCCTCATCAAGGCAGGGGCCGACATTGAGCTGGGCTGCTCCACCCCCCTCATGGAAGCTGCACAGGAGGGCCACCTGGAGTTGGTCAAATACCTACTGGCTGCAG GGGCAAACGTTCATGCCACCACGGCAACAGGTGACACTGCGTTGACATATGCGTGTGAGAACGGACACACTGATGTGGCGGATGTGCTGCTGCAGGCTGGAGCCAACCTG GAACATGAGTCTGAAGGGGGGAGGACTCCCTTGATGAAGGCGGCCAGGGCGGGACACCTCTGTACAGTGCAGTTCCTCATCAGCAAAG GTGCTAACGTGAACAGAGCTACAGCCAATAATGATCACACAGTGGTGTCTCTGGCCTGTGCTGGTGGGCATCTGGCTGTGGTGGAGTTGCTGCTGGCGCATGGAGCTGATCCTACACACAGACTCAag GATGGCTCGACCATGCTGATAGAAGCTGCTAAAGGGGGCCACACCAATGTGGTGTCCTACCTGCTGGACTACCCCAACAACATCctgtctgtcccagcccctgatCTCTCCCAGCTCACTCCCCCCTCGCAAGATGCCTCTCAG GTTCCTCGTGTCCCATTCCAAGCTCTCGCCATGGTGGTGCCCCCTCAGGAGCCAGACCGAGCCCCATCAAACATCGCCACACCCCCACCTGTCTCCAGCAAAG gtgtGCCCAAACAGAGGCAGGCGGCCCTCCAGCCCGGTGGCCCCAGCTCAGTGGGCCGGGGGCCTGAAGCAGAGCCTCTGCCACCCTTCCACTTGTGCCAGCCCCTAGAGTGCATTGTGGAGGAGACGGAGGGCAAGCTGAACGAGCTGGGGCAGAGGATCAGCGCCATTGAAAAAGCCCAGCTGCAGTCGCTAGAGCTCATTCAGGGGGAGCCGCTCACCAAAGACAAGATCGAGGAGCTCAAGAAGAGCCGAGAGGAGCAG gtacagaagaagaagaagatcctGAAGGAGCTGCAGAAGGTGGAGCGCCAGCTGCAGCTGAAGACACAGCAGCAGTTCACCAAAGAGTACATGGAGGCGAAGGGCTtaaaggaggagcaggaggctgGGCAAAGCCAGGGCCCGGGCCCGGGGCCGGGTAGTGCCTCGTCTGGCCCGGGGACCCTGACCACCACACCAGGggcccaaacacacaccagctccGACACAGATGAAGAGGCCAACAGAGATGGGGAGCATGAGgagcagacaggagaggaaggggaagag gaggaggaagatgacgatgaggaagaggaaggttcGGAGGAGGAGGCAGACGGAGAAGATGACGACTATGCCAAGCTGCCTCAGGTGGGAACGATCCTCTACAGGGATGGGCAGCAGCCCCCACAGCAGCCTCCTCTGCCCCCTTCGCCCCAGGCCcagcctcagcctcctcctccacctcttcagGCCACCTTCGTTCCCATCCAGCCCCTGCCAGAGTACAACCCTGCAGACTACCCGGGAAGTACCAGCCCAGAGCTGCAGAGGGTTCTGGTGGGGCAGCAGATGctggggcagcagcagcagggccaggGTCAACAGTTGGCCGGGTTAGGCCCAGGTATGCTGGCTCAGCAGGCCCCGGATGGGCTCATGGTGGCTACACCTGCACAGACGCTCACAGACACGCTGGACGACATCATGGCAG CTGTGAGCAGCCGCGTGCCCATGCTGAACACTACAACCTCACCCACACCCCTGTCCCAGCCGCCCTCACAGACGCCCGCTAACATCGCCTCGCCCCCCTCTGTACTGCCCCTCTACCCCTCCGTTGACATTGATGCACAT ACGGAGAGTAACCATGACACTGCGTTGACGCTGGCTTGTGCAGGAGGACACGAGGAGCTGGTGTCTGTCCTCATTGCACGAGGAGCCAACATTGAGCACCGGGACAAAAAAG gTTTCACCCCTCTGATCCTGGCTGCCACTGCGGGCCACGTGGGAGTGGTGGAAGTCCTCCTGGACAAAGGGGGCGACATTGAGGCTCAGTCGGAGAGAACCAAAGACACACCCCTCTCCCTGGCCTGCTCTGGGGGACGCCAGGAG GTGGTGGAGTTGCTGCTGCTACGGGGAGCCAATAAGGAACACCGTAACGTTTCAGACTACACACCTCTCAGCCTGGCTGCCTCCGGGGGTTACGTCAACATCATTAAAATACTCCTCAATGCTGGGGCTGAGATTAACTCCAG GACTGGCAGTAAGCTGGGCATCTCTCCTCTGATGCTGGCAGCCATGAACGGTCACGTACCAGCAGTGAAGCTGCTGCTAGACATGGGCTCGGACATCAACGCCCAAATTGAGACCAACCGCAACACGGCTCTGACCCTGGCCTGCTTCCAGGGCCGGGCAGAGGTTGTCAGTCTGCTGCTGGATCGCAAGGCCAACGTAGAGCACCGTGCAAAG ACTGGTCTGACTCCTCTAATGGAGGCAGCTTCGGGAGGCTATGCAGAGGTGGGCCGAGTGCTGCTGGATAAAGGCGCAGACGTCAACGCCCCTCCTGTCCCCTCATCCCGAGACACTGCCCTCACCATCGCCGCCGACAAAGGCCACTACAAGTTCTGTGAGCTGCTCATCAACAG GGGTGCTCACATCGATGTGCGTAACAAGAAAGGGAACACGCCTCTCTGGCTGGCGGCcaacggtggccattttgatgTGGTCCAGCTCTTGGTGCATGCTAGTGCTGATGTGGATGCAGCCGACAACCGCAAGATCACCCCACTCATGGCTGCCTTTCGCAAG GGTCATGTGAAGGTGGTGCAGTACCTTGTGAAGGAGGTCAACCAATTCCCATCAGACATCGAGTGCATGAGATATATTGCCACCATCGCTGACAAG GAGCTGTTGAAGAAGTGCCACCAGTGCATGGAGACCATTGTCAAAGCCAAAGACCAGCAGGCAGCTGAGGCCAACAAGAACGCTAGCATCCTCCTCAAGGAGCTGGACCTGGAGAAG TCCAGAGAGGAAAGCAAGAAGCAGGCCCTGGCCGCCAAGCGTGAGAAGCGCAAGGAGAAacgcaagaagaagaaggaggagcagaagaggaagcaggaggaagaggaggagcagaaaaccAAGGAGGAGTGCTTTGAGATgcaggagcagaaggaggaCTCAGCTGAAG AAACGGACGTTCCCATTGAGCCTCCGAGtgcaaccaccaccaccaccattgGTATCTCTGCCACCTCCACCACTTTCAGTACCGCCTTTGGTAAGAAGCGAGCTAGTGTGGCCACCACCCCCAGCGCCAATCGTAAGAGCAAAAAGAACAAGACCAAGGACTCCTCACCCAACGAACCCATCATATTACAGGATCCACAG GTGGCGCTAGCACAGCACAAGGCTGACAAGAACAAGATCCACGGTGAGCcacggggtgggggtgggggagtgaCTGGTGGCAACAGCGACTCTGACCCCTTGGATAGCACCGACTGTGCCAgcgagagcagcagcagcggggGCAAGAGTCAGGAGCTCAACTACCTCCCTGACCtcacctcctccgcctcctcctactcctcctcttcctcctcctcctcttcctccgcccCCTCCTCAGGAGCAGCCCACTCCCAGGCCCTCCTGCCCGGCCCAGAGAAGAGACACTGCCCTCAGCTGCAGAGTGACGGCAAGGTGGATAACAAGGTCACAGTCTCCATCTCAAAACCAACGCAAAA AGCTCCAGACGCAAGCGACTCGACCCCCAGCTCCCTGCCCTCTCCATTCAAGACCATGTCTCTGCCCGTCACCTCCCCCAACAGTAAGCTCAGCCTCACCAGCCCCAAGAGAGgccagaagagagaagagggatggaaggaagtgGTCAGAAG ATCCAAGAAGCTGTCTGTGCCAGCCTCGGTGGTGTCTCGGATCATGGGCCGAGGCGGCTGCAACATCACAGCCATCCAGGACGTGACAGGAGCTCACATCGACGTGGACAAACAGAAGGACAAGAACGGAGAGAGGATGATCACCATAAG AGGAGGCACAGAGTCTACAAGGCATGCAGTCCAGCTGATCAACGCTCTGATCCAAGACCCAGCCAAAGAGCTTGAGGATCTGATCCCCCGGAACCACATCAGAGCCCCAGGCTCTAAGACGACCTTGGCTCCCTTCCCCAGCACCACAGGAGCCACCAGTGGTTCGACCGCTGGGCCTAAGGCCCTGAGCTCTTTGGTCACCTCCACTGGGGTCTCCTTCCAGTCCTCCTCATCTtcgtcttcatcctcctctcaggCCGGGGGCAAAATGGGGAAGGGGCTGTCGTCAGGTGTGAGACAACCCTTCCCTGTGTCTCTGCCCCTTGCGTACGCCCATCCCCAGCTGGCTCTACTGGCTGCTCAGACCATGCACCAGATCAGACACCCTCGTCTGCCCATGGCCCAATTTGGTGGCACCTTCTCTCCCGCTGCCAGCACCTGGGGACCGTTCCCTGTGCGGCCTGTGAGTCCCGGCAGCGCTAACAGCTCCCCCAAGCACAATGGAGGGAGCAACAGTAGTGGAGGCCAGGTCAGATCCAACTCTTCCACCCACAGCGAGCATAGCAACACAGCCAGCTCAGGAGCCCCAGTCACTAGCTCCAGCGCTCCTAACACTCACACATCTACAGGTGCAGCCTCGCCTCATACCCCTAATCCCAGCCCCTACAATCCCCAGCCCAGCGCCCCCACCCCTTCCTCTGTCAGAAAACAGCTCTTCGCCCCTGACCCCAAGCCTGCTGGGGTCAACCCCGTGTCTATCACTGCCACTGTTACTAGTGGTAGCAATGCAGTGCGAGGCACAGGGTCTCCTGCCCACCACAGTACGACTACAATTACCCCTAATGCCCCTCAGCACCCAGTCGGACCCATCACGCAGCCCCTCATCCAGCCTCCCAAAACAGAGCCCAGTGCCCTTGCCCCTCCTGGAAAAGACAAGCCCTCTCTGCCTCTAGAGAATCAGCCTGTTTCTGTCAGTGAGAGCATCAGCTCTGTGGGTTTCACTGCCCCTGCCATGGCTTTACCTCCCAAGCCAGAGCCCCGACAGCAGTtacctccccctccctcctctgtatCCTCCACAGAGGCTCCACCACCCCTCCTCAACCCGCAGCCTAGCTCCCACCCCCCCTCAGCGCCTCCTCCTGTCCCCTCACACAGTGTCGCACACCCCAACAACACCGTACCCCACTTCTCTGCCCCGGCACCCAGAGTCTCCCACCGTATGCAGCCTCCAGGGCCTTACTATTCCCttcctgagcagcagcagcaacaacagcagcagcagcaacaacaatctGTGTTCGTGCCCCTCAATGCTCAGCAAGAACCCCCTAAACAGACCCAACCCCAGGCATCCCAGCCCACCAGTCTGCCtccccaggcccaggcccaagCTCCTGGCTCTCTCCAGGTCTCCTCTAACCTGGGGATGATGAACGGTTCCCAGATGCAGCATGTGCCCAGTGCGGCCAAGCCTCAGCAAATGCCCCCAAACTTTGGTCCTGCAGGCCTCTTCAATTTCAGCAGCATCTTTGATAACAATAGCCAG GTGGGGAACAACCAGGTGTGGGGCGCATGCCATCTGCCTGCTCGCTCACCTCCAGAGCAGTCCTACTCAGCCCCACCAGCCTACATGGGCATGGGCCAGATGGAGAGTATgatgccccctcctcccccagacAGCTCCAAAGCCCCTGGCTATCGCTCTGCCTCCCAGAGGATGGTCAACAGCCCCATCG CTTTGACCAGCTATGCCACCAGTATCTCTGGCAGTCCTGTGTATCTGCATGGTCATACGGCCGTTGGCACGCCCTCATTCAGCAGACAGCACTTCTCCCCCCACCCCTGGAGTGCCTCCACATCAG GTGAGTCTCCTGTACCGCCTCCTTCTACGGTGTCGTCCTCCGCCCTTTCTGCCTCGGCTGTGGCCCCTCCTCCCCAGCCCAAGCCTGGCAGCTCCACACAGCAGGACCGGAAGGTTCCCCCACCCATCGGCACAGAGCGGCTGGCCAGGATCAGGCAGACGGGTTCAGTCAACCCACCTCTCCTCACCACCAGCTACACGGCGTCTGTCGGACAGGGCGGCATTTGGTCGTTTGGTGTTGGCAGTGCGtctg AGGCCATGTCTGGTTGGTCCCAGCCCCTGATGAGCAGCCACATGATGCATCCTCAGCTGCAGGCGGAGCAGTCGGCCTTCTCTCAGCACCAGCCCATGGAGCAGGATGATACGGGCATTGCAAACCCTGCTAACAACTACCACCAGCCCCAGCACATGCCCAACAGCTACATGGACTTCCCTAAG GGGATGCCCATGTCGATGTATGGAGGAACCATGCTGCCCCCTCATCCTCCCATGGCAGAGGGGCCGGGGGGACCAATGTACAACGGCTTGCACACTGGTGACCCCGCATGGAGCCCCATTATCAAAGTGGTCCCAAACAACGCAGATAACTCTGACCCACAGCAG gtGTGGCCTGGTACCTGGGCGCCTCACGTGGGCAATGTGCACCTGAACCACGTCAACTAG